The Neodiprion virginianus isolate iyNeoVirg1 chromosome 5, iyNeoVirg1.1, whole genome shotgun sequence genome contains a region encoding:
- the LOC124305096 gene encoding serine/threonine-protein kinase ATR-like isoform X3: MSSDSTAELSNSSNSSVATAETVWRVINNPLVAILSDLQNDTAERTIRVILGSILKGSANLTNVLVPPQAVGENYKNLERQYTEFTVWLFGTMFYISGAPFGTEVHSSSLEVQACMLRILATHYPPNFNRISSELLDVLEDIVKFEANCKPGDQMEIVRFQAESGVIGYLDLVSLPLRVPEKRLHSLQIFISKIILNIGVTQWNQSRLWDVCLKMIVDSSPDVKFLALKIATQMMQRSLIGPKEKYPIIVRTTEMVKLVPSWKSLGVLSAGTDAEWVEILTNFVSEMGTSPTATSLCYDVIDLTICNNFDVSSEPLRDAACAKITRYLMDNPTSCTPDEITRCSIYLKNWTGFLEIMQHLVLNDIECSMSKLKQNSLLTSETWSILGKIFADKLQRKEFHFTLEILKCSSWLDFQIAQANIDVSFYGKESESIALVFINELRAKFSVNPTLIFENINQLCRHREVKNVELHEVLLESLPHIGQSFVNIRQQIVTAAKSLDVTMKIKSLDTLCQFGNFEKRLPLIKSCVTSDYVELAVAGIRNLKFAIGEGKSYSVTSVVEIMNLATASAKEELRLAIVECMGGIVCLLSGRAVMAREVDRSTEWVIKCADCDKILAGEIQSAVCVPFEVERFLISQFKLFATLSTNQRLLMSRNFLSFSNHTKFFNSSTTARIWLPYIRDDSKKLRENVGKAIVCVIQNMIKLQGESKCTSPDLKEFETLIMQVFTEVLESVFASPNLDLHLTIIETAQKVAREHLYRMEESLLKMFLITILHTNSNSIVISTAVTAFQEIAACHETTPKLLYHRYKRGFLDLMIEMAVRNCINHSYNLATSLHRAAKCVGYQGSRQLLHKDGNYAICTLLPWIIKFPQVRCLCSDMAELITMNEKDMFIEYFQYICPHVLINENETTGQKCLLLIESITNTSISDLMSRSFMGIFSELMLHFHTRIVDVIKHLEVLSQFDMEYEGKFDSRENVAAYLKPRLHGVLVNLDSNLSSRSDETVQKLALGSLAVLMQFMGERHLTPLRFKLLGTLRTSLSFNRPGFQELVCDAWDSFLHNIAVGDLGPLIPTIFISLATLLERRPDETSAMMEYLVIKRNREVADYIPELFFIDDLKVPEKIAAVVKQHIASTRPNNFEDNLSMWLKRTVHETHEIRYKALIYLKKFLADSRSHLNDMILSGNVVDPLIVELLDTLLNGCRDKDENVRLASGECLGELGAVEPSLLPRRIQAKDEPKFIFETNEEFACLALTYLVRAFQSQKNTQSMGCFALAIQEILKTYSISPEGTNRHCWEQFPNTVQQMIHPFLNSHYKITTIKDDNEYPHPIYGSEEGSTFNKWSYNWICSMSDSVHDSALKNLIAACRPAFRRDVKSLILFIPYVVSHIVANGNPDECNKIGDEMLAVINVIEQTSVDKNLVDRRPLRYQSESASNSTRISDEDKRIHCSQVVFSILDHLQRWLRERRSIRDEKYHSIKRFCKTFNSLALAQGCYQTQEYHRSLMYLEDHMASSNQGLAESMETGLLAKIYAQLEEPDGVSGILATQDEVPTLQQLVLAHEVSGQLQDAATCYERLAQGKNVKPKYLQGMVQCYLGLDHPFTATNITEGILNNRPELQPLIVDDEMFWRLADFSQLDDMAKNTAKKSLLDGLIAGLPPDLSSIKKRLVSMLGAASRQGTYQQSYPQIMKLHILNEFEKAAAIMLINPEQLPNIFDEWEMRGQLVRASRGVESVLSMRRATLDLAVQLQRQTTETENSILKQEIGKIWLKSAKIARKSRLYQQAYMYILSASDSCPPQELYIEQAQLYWQKGCQEEAFTTLKRCFANCFQPSAHYKQMPPDSCVEERRQCARAKLLYAKYNDETLNVDTDGNISNYKEAIEVWRVWEKSLLSCARYYESIVDRMSDEERDIKGRDLQIHMMNYYGKSLQYGCKYIHQSMPRLLTIWLDFASRLQVLNGSTKIREDALAKMTKLVEVYLERLPTFMWLTAFSQLVSRICHPCREVQNTLCSILVKLISAYPQHCLWMMASVFKSSYPVRQKRCQEIFNHPDLRVSRHTKLIQDFNRLWERLIELSNRAIPEKTAFTTVSALSKYLPRLLASSDFGQIMIPTTKFRQLHLPSKVTPIETHNPFPTQWAHIIGIEDRVMVMQSLQRPRRITLRGSDGKQYLFMCKPKDDLRRDFRLMEFNDIVNKYLQKDPESRQRRLYIRTYSVVPLNEECGLIEWVHNLVGFRPILLDFYKERGISMSARELKNVMCQLRDSLEKKRKVFLDVLLPRHPPVLGEWFRLTFPDPYGWYEARTAYIRTTAVMSMVGYILGLGDRHGENILFDSKCGDCVHVDFNCLFNRGEFFDWPERVPFRLTNNMVEAMGPLKYEGPFRRACQTTMRVLREQATTLVSVLTPFVYDPLVSWNKNQPDAAEKTNEKAVENIKNIEQRLKGLLRSQGKKADNIALNLSVEGQTNHLILEATSVDNLCQMYVGWGPYL; the protein is encoded by the exons atgaGCAGCGATTCTACTGccgaattatcaaattcaaGTAACAG CAGCGTAGCGACTGCAGAAACAGTATGGAGAGTGATAAACAACCCTTTGGTCGCTATATTGTCGGACTTACAAAACGACACGGCGGAACGAACAATTCGTGTCATTTTGGGTTCCATTCTTAAGGGGTCTGCCAACCTGACAAATGTTTTGGTTCCCCCGCAGGCGGTAGGAGagaattacaaaaatcttGAGAGACAGTATACAG AATTTACAGTTTGGCTTTTCGGAACGATGTTCTACATATCGGGTGCACCGTTTGGTACAGAAGTACACTCCAGCAGTTTGGAAGTACAAGCTTGTATGCTGCGCATATTGGCTACACATTACCCGCCGAATTTTAATCGAATATCTTCAGAGCTACTGGATGTTTTGGAAG atattgtaaaatttgaagcaAACTGTAAGCCTGGAGATCAGATGGAAATAGTCAGATTCCAGGCTGAGTCTGGTGTTATAGGTTACTTAGATCTCGTTTCCTTGCCGCTCAGGGTACCTGAGAAAAGGCTTCATTCTCtacagatttttatatcaaag ATCATTTTAAACATTGGTGTTACACAATGGAACCAGTCAAGGTTATGGGATGTGTGTCTCAAAATGATCGTTGATTCTTCACCAGATGTAAAATTCCTTGCACTAAAAATTGCGACGCAGATGATGCAAAGATCGCTAATTGGGCCAAAG GAAAAATACCCAATCATAGTTCGGACTACAGAGATGGTCAAGCTTGTTCCTAGCTGGAAAAGTCTCGGTGTACTATCGGCAGGCACGGATGCAGAATGGGTGgaaattttgacgaattttgtCAGCGAGATGGGAACTTCTCCAACTGCTACCAGCCTTTGTTATGATGTCATTGATTTGACAATCTGCAATAATTTTGATG TAAGTTCTGAGCCTTTGAGAGATGCAGCGTGCGCCAAAATCACACGTTATTTAATGGACAATCCAACCTCATGTACTCCTGACGAAATAACCAGGTGTTCTATTTATCTTAAGAATTGGACG gGTTTTCTCGAGATAATGCAACACCTAGTGTTAAATGACATTGAATGTTCTATGTCAAAGCTTAAACAGAATTCATTACTAACTAGCGAGACGTGGAGTATCTTGGGAAAGATTTTTGCTGATAAGTTACAACGTAAAGAATTCCACTTCACTTTAGAGATCCTGAAATGTTCGAGCTGGCTAGACTTCCAGATTGCTCAGGCCAATATTGATGTTTCATTTTATGGAAAAGAGTCTGAAAGCATAGCTCTAGTTTTCATAAACGAACTGCGTGCTAAATTCAGTGTAAACCCAACTTTAATTTTTGAGAATATAAATCAGCTCTGCAGGCAcagagaagtaaaaaatgtaGAGTTACACGAAGTTCTCTTAGAATCCCTGCCACATATTGGACAGTCATTTGTGAACATTCGACAGCAAATTGTCACCGCTGCGAAATCCTTGGATGttacgatgaaaattaaatcctTGGATACTCTTTGCCAATtcggaaatttcgaaaaacgtcTTCCGCTCATCAAAAGCTGCGTCACTTCCGACTACGTTGAGCTGGCCGTTGCTGGTATTCG AAATCTGAAGTTTGCCATTGGGGAAGGTAAATCTTACTCTGTCACCTCTGTAGTGGAAATAATGAATCTAGCTACAGCTTCGGCTAAAGAAGAATTGCGTTTAGCCATAGTCGAATGTATGGGAGGAATAGTTTGTTTGCTTTCCGGGCGAGCAGTGATGGCTAG agAGGTTGATCGCTCGACTGAATGGGTGATAAAATGTGCCGATTGTGACAAGATTCTTGCTGGGGAAATACAGAGTGCAGTCTGCGTCCCATTTGAAGTAGAGCGATTTTTGATATCGCAGTTTAAACTCTTCGCTACCCTATCGACGAATCAACGTTTGCTAATGTCTCGCAATTTTCTGTCTTTCTCTAATCACACTAAATTCTTCAATAGCAGTACAACAGCGAGAATATGGCTACCGTACATCAGAGACGATAGTAAAAAATTGCGTGAAAACGTTGGCAAAGCGATTGTCTGCGTTATACAAAACATGATAAAACTTCAAGGGGAATCGAAATGCACTTCCCCAGATTTGAAAGAGTTTGAAACGCTGATTATGCAGGTTTTTACGGAAGTTCTGGAAAGTGTTTTTGCATCTCCAAATCTCGATTTACATCTCACGATAATCGAAACTGCTCAGAAAGTGGCCAG AGAGCACCTGTACCGGATGGAGGAATCTCTGctcaaaatgtttttgataaCGATTCTTCACACCAATTCAAACTCCATAGTAATATCAACAGCGGTCACAGCTTTCCAGGAAATTGCTGCGTGCCACGAAACTACACCAAAGTTATTGTACCATCGCTACAAAAGAGGATTTCTAGAT CTAATGATCGAAATGGCGGTACGCAACTGCATCAATCATTCCTACAACTTGGCCACATCCTTGCACAGAGCTGCTAAATGCGTAGGGTATCAAGGCTCTCGTCAGCTTTTACACAAGGATGGAAACTATGCTATCTGCACTCTGCTTCCCTGGATAATCAAGTTTCCTCAAGTTAGATGCTTGTGCAGCGACATGGCTGAGCTCATAACGATGAACGAGAAGGACATGTTCATAGAGTATTTTCAGTACATCTGTCCTCACGTTTTGatcaatgaaaatgaaactacGGGACAAAAGTGCCTTCTGTTGATAGAAAGCATCACCAACACCAGCATAAGCGATCTTATGAGCAGATCTTTCAtg GGAATATTTAGTGAACTAATGTTGCATTTTCATACCCGTATCGTCGACGTTATCAAACATCTCGAGGTGCTTTCTCAATTCGACATGGAGTATGAAGGAAAGTTCGACTCCAGAGAAAACGTC GCAGCTTATCTAAAGCCAAGACTTCATGGGGTCCTCGTCAATCTGGACAGTAATCTGAGCTCTAGGTCGGACGAAACTGTACAGAAACTAGCCCTAGGATCATTAGCTGTTTTGATGCAGTTTATGGGAGAGAGGCACTTGACTCCGTTGCGATTCAAGCTGCTCGGCACTTTACGAACTTCGCTGAGTTTCAACAGGCCTGGATTTCAGGAACTAGTTTGCGACGCCTGGGACTCTTTCTTGCACAA TATTGCCGTAGGAGATCTGGGGCCCTTGATTCCGACTATCTTCATATCATTGGCAACGCTTCTCGAACGTCGACCTGATGAAACCAGTGCCATGATGGAGTACCTTGTGATCAAGCGGAACAGAGAAGTCGCTGATTACATACCCGAGCTGTTTTTCATCGATGATTTAAAAGTACCTGAAAAAATAGCTGCTGTTGTCAAACAACATATAGCTTCAACTCG gcCTAACAACTTTGAAGATAATTTGAGTATGTGGTTGAAGCGCACGGTGCATGAGACACACGAAATACGGTACAAAGCTCTCATATATTTGAAGAAGTTTCTCGCAGACTCTCGCAGTCATTTGAACGATATGATTCTTAGTGGGAATGTCGTTGATCCATTAATTGTTGAA CTACTTGACACTCTGTTGAATGGGTGCAGGGACAAGGATGAAAATGTTCGATTGGCTTCAGGGGAATGTCTCGGAGAATTAGGTGCGGTAGAACCGAGTCTTTTACCCCGCAGGATCCAAGCAAAAG ACGAACCCAAGTTCATCTTCGAAACTAACGAGGAATTCGCCTGTCTTGCTCTTACCTATCTCGTCCGAGCCTTTCAGTCtcaaaaaaatactcaaagcATGGGCTGCTTCGCTCTTGCTATACAG GAAATCCTCAAAACCTACAGCATATCCCCAGAAGGGACCAACCGCCACTGCTGGGAGCAGTTTCCGAATACTGTACAACAAATGATTCATCCCTTTCTGAATTCTCATTACAAGATTACTACGATCAAAGACGACAACGAATATCCGCATCCTATCTACGG ATCCGAAGAGGGTTCGACGTTCAACAAGTGGTCCTATAACTGGATATGCAGTATGTCCGACAGTGTGCACGACTctgctttaaaaaatttaatagcaGCTTGCAGGCCTGCGTTTAGACGGGATGTAAAATCATTGATATTATTCATCCCGTATGTGGTGT CCCATATAGTGGCGAACGGAAATCCAGATGAGTGCAATAAGATTGGGGATGAGATGTTGGCTGTGATAAACGTTATCGAACAGACAAGCGTCGACAAAAATCTAGTCGACAGACGTCCCCTTCGCTATCAGTCAGAGTCTGCAAGTAATAGTACGAGAATTTCTGATGAGGATAAAAGGATTCACTGCTCTCAA GTTGTCTTCTCAATTTTGGATCACTTGCAGAGATGGCTGAGAGAGAGAAGATCAATCCGCGATGAAAAGTATCATTCCATAAAAC GCTTTTGCAAAACGTTCAATAGCCTGGCTCTGGCTCAGGGTTGTTATCAAACCCAGGAATACCATCGATCGCTGATGTACTTGGAGGATCACATGGCATCTAGTAATCAAGGCCTTGCCGAGTCAATGGAAACGGGTTTACTAGCG aaaatataCGCCCAGCTCGAAGAACCTGATGGCGTCTCAGGCATTTTGGCTACTCAGGATGAGGTTCCTACGCTTCAGCAGCTGGTACTGGCCCACGAAGTCAGTGGACAATTGCAG GATGCTGCAACATGTTACGAAAGACTTGCCCaaggaaaaaatgtcaaaccTAAATATTTGCAAGGGATGGTACAGTGTTATCTCGGTCTTGATCACCCTTTTACAGCGACAAACATCACCGAGGGGATTCTTAACAACAG ACCCGAATTGCAGCCACTGATTGTAGATGATGAGATGTTCTGGCGTCTTGCTGATTTTTCCCAGCTGGATGATATGGCGAAAAATACGGCGAAAAAGTCTCTTCTGGACGGACTTATCGCTGGATTACCACCCGATCTCagttcgataaaaaaaagactcGTTTCCATGTTGGGAGCAGCCTCGAGACAAGGAACATATCAACAAAGCTATCCTCAGATAATGAA GCTACATATTTTGAACGAGTTTGAAAAGGCCGCGGCCATAATGTTGATTAATCCTGAACAGCTGCCGAATATATTTGACGAATGGGAAATGCGCGGGCAGCTGGTCAGAGCTTCTAGGGGAGTCGAATCCGTCCTTAGCATGCGAAGAGCAACCCTTGACCTGGCTGTACAGTTACAAAGACAGACTACTGAAactgaaaattcaattctgaaacaagaaattggaaaaatatggTTAAAAAGTGCCAAGATCGCAAGAAA gtCAAGATTGTACCAGCAGGCCTACATGTACATACTTTCTGCCAGCGACAGTTGTCCACCTCAAGAATTGTACATAGAACAGGCTCAATTGTACTGGCAAAAGGGCTGTCAAGAAGAAGCTTTTACAACGTTAAAACGGTGTTTCGCTAACTGTTTTCAACCCTCTGCTCATTACAAACAGATGCCTCCTGATTCTTGTGTGGAGGAAAGACGGCAGTGTGCAAGG GCTAAGCTGCTCTACGCAAAATACAACGACGAAACTCTGAATGTAGATACTGACGGTAACATCAGCAACTACAAGGAGGCCATAGAGGTTTGGCGTgtttgggaaaaaagtttgctGTCTTGTGCTCGTTATTACGAAAGCATTGTTGACCGAATGTCGGATGAGGAGAGAGACATAAAGGGCAG aGACTTGCAAATCCACATGATGAACTACTATGGAAAATCACTGCAGTATGGCTGCAAGTACATTCATCAGTCCATGCCTCGACTGCTTACCATTTGGTTGGACTTTGCCTCTCGTCTGCAGGTATTAAACGGTTCGACAAAAATTCGCGAAGACGCTCTTGCGAAGATGACCAAGCTTGTTG AGGTGTATCTTGAAAGGCTTCCCACATTCATGTGGCTCACAGCTTTCAGCCAATTGGTATCGCGCATATGCCATCCGTGTCGGGAAGTACAGAACACATTGTGCTCCATACTGGTTAAACTGATATCCGCTTATCCTCAGCATTGCTTGTGGATGATGGCCTCAGTTTTCAAG TCCTCTTATCCAGTTAGGCAGAAACGATGCCAAGAGATTTTCAATCATCCGGACCTTCGTGTCTCGCGACATACAAAATTAATTCAGGATTTCAATAGACTCTGGGAACGCCTCATCGAGTTATCCAACAGGGCGATACCGGAA AAGACTGCTTTCACCACTGTATCAGCATTATCCAAATATCTACCAAGATTGTTGGCTTCCTCGGACTTTGGACAGATCATGATACCGACAACAAAATTCAGGCAGCTTCATTTACCTTCAAAAGTAACACCGATCGAAACGCATAATCCGTTTCCCAC TCAATGGGCACACATCATTGGCATCGAAGACAGAGTGATGGTGATGCAGTCCCTCCAAAGACCGCGTAGGATAACGTTGCGAGGATCGGATGGGAAGCAGTATCTATTTATGTGTAAACCGAAAGACGACTTGCGTCGAGACTTTAGACTCATGGAGTTCAATGATATCGTTAACAAGTACTTGCAAAAAGATCCAGAATCTCGTCAGAGAAGGCTGTACATTCGGACATAC AGCGTGGTACCGCTTAACGAGGAATGCGGCCTGATAGAGTGGGTTCATAATCTGGTCGGATTTCGCCCGATTCTTTTGGACTTCTACAAGGAAAGGGGAATCTCTATGTCGGCTCGAGAGCTAAAGAACGTTATGTGCC AACTCAGAGATTCTCTGGAAAAGAAGCGAAAAGTGTTTTTAGACGTTCTTTTACCCCGACATCCTCCCGTTCTCGGAGAATGGTTTCGCCTGACTTTCCCTGACCCATACGGATG GTACGAAGCCCGAACAGCATACATCAGGACTACGGCAGTTATGTCTATGGTTGGATACATATTGGGTCTCGGAGATCGTCACggagaaaatatattattcgaCTCAAAATGCGGGGACTGCGTCCACGTTGATTTTAATTGTCTATTCAACAGG GGTGAATTTTTCGACTGGCCAGAAAGAGTTCCATTTCGGCTGACAAATAACATGGTTGAGGCCATGGGACCGCTGAAGTATGAAGGCCCATTCAGAAGGGCCTGCCAAACTACAATGAGGGTTCTCAGGGAGCAAGCCACTACTCTCGTCAGCGTCCTGACTCCATTCGTCTACGATCCCTTGGTCAGCTGGAATAAAAACCAGCCAGATGCAGCAGagaaaacgaatgaaaag GCTGTGGAGAACATAAAGAACATTGAACAGCGTTTGAAGGGCCTGCTCAGATCGCAGGGAAAGAAAGCAGATAATATTGCATTAAACCTTAGCGTTGAGGGACAAACAAATCATTTGATACTGGAAGCAACTAGCGTTGACAATCTTTGCCAGATGTACGTAGGATGGGGTCCGTATTTGTAA